A genome region from Synergistaceae bacterium includes the following:
- a CDS encoding metal ABC transporter permease has translation MIDTLMEMFSYAFLVRAVVVGLLVSLCAALLGVSLVLKRYSMIGDGLSHVGFGALAVATAINAAPLALSVPVVVLAAFLLLRVGENGKIKGDAAVALISTSSLAIGVMTISMTTGMNTDVCNYLFGSILAMSKNDVRLSVALAVVVLTLFILFYNKIFAVTFDEDFAASIGVKTGLYNMLLAFLAAITIAVGMRMMGALLISSLIIFPALTSMRLFKTFKSVTICSAFVSVICFLTGVVVSYVKATPTGASVVIVNIGAFLLFCAARLLKPNLK, from the coding sequence ATGATTGACACCCTGATGGAGATGTTTTCTTACGCCTTCCTCGTCAGAGCGGTGGTGGTCGGCCTGCTCGTTTCCCTCTGCGCGGCTCTTCTGGGAGTGAGCCTGGTTTTGAAACGCTATTCAATGATCGGCGACGGTCTCTCCCACGTGGGTTTCGGGGCGCTGGCCGTTGCGACGGCCATCAACGCCGCTCCGCTGGCCCTGTCCGTGCCCGTCGTCGTTTTGGCGGCCTTCCTGCTCCTGCGCGTCGGAGAAAACGGCAAAATCAAGGGAGACGCCGCCGTCGCGCTGATTTCCACAAGTTCCCTCGCCATCGGCGTTATGACCATATCCATGACGACGGGAATGAACACGGACGTTTGCAATTACCTGTTCGGGAGCATTCTGGCCATGAGCAAAAACGACGTGAGGCTTTCCGTCGCACTCGCTGTTGTGGTGCTGACGCTGTTTATCCTGTTCTACAACAAAATTTTCGCGGTCACGTTCGACGAGGATTTCGCCGCCTCCATCGGCGTGAAAACAGGGCTGTACAATATGCTGCTGGCGTTTCTGGCGGCGATTACCATTGCGGTCGGAATGCGTATGATGGGCGCTCTGCTGATTTCGAGCCTGATTATCTTTCCCGCGCTTACGTCCATGCGCCTCTTTAAAACATTTAAGAGCGTGACAATTTGTTCCGCGTTTGTTTCCGTTATCTGTTTTCTCACCGGAGTGGTCGTTTCCTACGTTAAAGCGACGCCCACGGGGGCAAGCGTGGTCATCGTGAACATCGGGGCGTTTCTGTTGTTCTGTGCGGCGCGCCTATTGAAACCAAATTTGAAGTAA
- a CDS encoding metal ABC transporter ATP-binding protein has translation MALITCRDASFAYDGNVVVSELNFEVRRGDYLCIVGENGSGKSTLIKGLLRLLPPHSGSVTAGDGLGPGEVGCLPQQASVQKDFPASAYEVVLSGRLASRGIFPFYSKADRTAALENMERFGVHDLRRRCYRELSGGQRQRVLLARALCAAKKILILDEPAAGLDPVATQELYRLTETLNRETGIAIVMVSHDIASAVKYATHILQLKNAQIFFGETEDYLSSDIGGRFVRGERK, from the coding sequence ATGGCTCTTATCACCTGTCGGGACGCTTCTTTCGCTTATGACGGAAATGTCGTCGTCAGTGAACTGAATTTCGAGGTTCGCCGCGGCGATTATCTTTGTATCGTCGGAGAAAACGGCTCCGGAAAAAGCACTCTGATCAAAGGGTTGCTGCGATTGCTGCCTCCCCATTCGGGAAGCGTCACAGCGGGTGATGGACTCGGGCCCGGCGAGGTCGGCTGCCTGCCTCAGCAGGCGTCGGTGCAAAAAGATTTCCCCGCCAGCGCGTATGAAGTCGTCCTTTCGGGCCGGCTCGCCTCGCGGGGAATTTTTCCCTTTTACTCGAAAGCGGACAGAACCGCCGCACTGGAAAATATGGAGCGCTTCGGCGTTCATGACCTGCGCCGGCGATGTTATCGGGAACTCTCAGGCGGTCAGCGGCAGCGTGTTTTGCTCGCCCGCGCCTTATGCGCGGCCAAAAAAATTCTGATCCTCGACGAACCCGCCGCCGGACTGGACCCCGTCGCCACGCAGGAGCTTTACAGGCTGACGGAGACCCTCAACAGGGAAACAGGCATCGCCATCGTCATGGTTTCTCACGACATCGCGAGCGCGGTTAAATACGCCACGCACATCCTGCAACTGAAAAACGCTCAGATTTTTTTCGGCGAAACGGAAGATTATCTGTCCTCCGATATTGGAGGGCGCTTCGTCAGAGGTGAACGAAAATGA